Proteins encoded in a region of the Malaciobacter mytili LMG 24559 genome:
- the ruvB gene encoding Holliday junction branch migration DNA helicase RuvB, translated as MERLVEVEQISFEEDNNEISLRPSSWDDYIGQEKIKKNLRVFIDASRKRNEALDHILFYGPPGLGKTTLSYLISNEMNSNIKITAGPMIEKSGDLAAILTNLEEGDILFIDEIHRLSPAVEEILYPAMEDYRLDIIIGSGPAAQTVKIDLPRFTLIGATTRAGMLSNPLRERFGMHFRMQFYTYEELAKIIQKASLKLNKFCEDDAALEISRRSRGTPRVALRLLRRVRDFAEVENETKIIKQRCAYALDELGVNESGFDEMDINLLELLVSNKGKPMGLSTIAAALSEDEGTIEDAIEPYLLANGFIERTARGRVASVKTYEMFRLSHPSSSKIQEETLF; from the coding sequence GTGGAAAGACTTGTTGAAGTAGAGCAAATCTCTTTTGAAGAAGATAATAATGAAATAAGCTTAAGACCTTCTTCTTGGGATGATTATATTGGTCAAGAAAAAATCAAAAAAAATTTAAGAGTATTTATAGATGCTTCTAGAAAAAGAAATGAAGCATTGGATCATATTTTATTTTATGGACCTCCAGGTCTTGGGAAAACTACACTTTCATATCTAATTTCAAATGAGATGAATTCAAATATAAAAATCACTGCTGGGCCAATGATTGAAAAAAGTGGTGATTTAGCAGCTATTTTAACTAATCTTGAAGAGGGGGATATTTTATTTATTGATGAAATTCATAGATTAAGCCCTGCGGTTGAAGAGATACTATATCCAGCAATGGAAGATTATCGACTTGATATTATTATTGGAAGTGGACCAGCAGCACAAACAGTAAAAATTGATCTTCCAAGGTTTACTCTTATTGGAGCAACAACAAGAGCTGGAATGTTATCAAATCCTTTAAGAGAAAGATTTGGTATGCACTTTAGAATGCAATTTTACACTTATGAAGAGTTAGCAAAAATTATTCAAAAAGCCTCTTTAAAATTAAATAAATTTTGTGAAGATGATGCAGCTTTGGAAATTTCAAGAAGAAGTAGAGGAACACCAAGGGTTGCTTTAAGACTTTTAAGAAGAGTTAGAGATTTTGCTGAAGTTGAAAATGAAACAAAAATAATAAAACAAAGATGTGCTTATGCTTTAGATGAGCTAGGAGTAAATGAAAGTGGTTTTGATGAAATGGATATTAATCTACTTGAATTACTTGTATCAAATAAAGGTAAACCTATGGGGCTTTCAACAATAGCAGCTGCCTTAAGTGAAGATGAGGGAACAATTGAAGATGCAATTGAACCATATCTTTTAGCAAATGGCTTTATTGAAAGAACAGCAAGGGGTAGAGTTGCAAGTGTAAAAACTTATGAAATGTTTAGATTATCACACCCAAGTAGTTCAAAAATTCAAGAGGA